Within the Pseudonocardia alni genome, the region CTCCGGGAGGGCTCGGTGGTCGGGGCGGTCACGACGTCGTCCGCGCCGGTGCAGGGCTGCACGGTCCGGCCGCTGGGCGCGACCCGCTACCGGCCCGTCGCCGCCCGGCCGGTGTACGACCGGTGGTTCGCCGGGCGGGACCCGGCCGAGGCGTTCCCGCTCGCCCCGCGGGTCGACTTCGGGCCGAAGGACCGGTTGCAGACGCGGTTCGTCCGCGGGCTCACCCACCGGCCGTGCACCGGCCCGGCGCACCGGGTGCCCGCCGCCGACGGCTACCACGACGCGATCCGTGCGGGTCTGGGCTGGGGGATGTTCACCGACGGCCCGGCCCGGGAGGCCGCGGCCGCCGGGCGGCTCGTGCTGCTCGACGCCGAGCGCCACCTCGACGTCCCGCTGTACTGGCAGCACTGGAAGCTCAGCACCACGGTGCTCGACGCACTCACCGAGTCGGTGTGCGCGGCGGCGGCGACGATCCTGGTGCCGCCGGCCCGCTGACCCGGGAGGTCTCAGATCCCGGACCGCCAGGGGCGTCCGAGCCGGATGTCGCAGGTGATGACCCCGCGGTCGACGCCGGTGAGGTCCGCGATCAGGTCGCGCACCGCGTCCTCGGCCACCCGGGGGTCGTCGACGGTGGTCGACGCCTCGATGCCCGGCACGTAGAGGGTGAGCCTGCGGTCCGCCCGCCAGGCCACCACCTCGAAGTGATGGTCACCGGTCACCCGTCCACGGTAGCCCGGCCGCGGCGCGAACGGGGCGGATCAGCCGACGGTCGGGTCGGCGGCGCGGCCCGCGTCGGCGCCCGGCTGCGTGTCGTCCTGCTGGGCGGGCACCGGGTCGCCCGTCGTCTCCGGGACACCGGTCGGCTCGACCGGGGCCGGGGGATCGGTGGGGGCCACCGGGTCCGCGGTCGGCTCCGGCGTGGGCTCGGCCGACGGCGTGCTCGTCGGCGTCGGCGGGGCGGTCGGCTCGTTGGGCGCCAGGGTGGAGGGCGACTCGCCGATCGGCCTGAACGCGGGGAACTCGGCCGTGCCGGTGGCGCGCACGGTGTCGGACATGAACGCCTTCCACACCGATCCGGGCAGGTCGGCGCCGTTGATCGGGCGGCCCGCGGAGTCCTGGATCGGGTCGTTGCGGTCGGTCCCGACCCACACGGCCGTCGCGATCCCGGGGGTGAAGCCGGCGAACCAGGCGTCGTTGTTCTGGCCCTCGAAGCGGGACTGGACGGTGCCGGTCTTGCCGGCGGCCTCCTGCCCGTCGGGCAGCTGCAGCCCGTCGTTGTCGACGACGTTCATCATCGCCTCGGCGACGTTGCGCGCCACCTGCTCGGGGAAGCGCTGCTCGCCCTCGCCCGGCTGGTACTCGTAGAGCACCCGCCCGTCGGAGTCGACGACCTTGGACACCATGTGCGGGGCGTGCCAGACACCCCCCGCGGCGATGGTGGCGTAGGCCGACGCCAGCTGGACCGGCGTGACCTCCTTGTTGCCCAGCGGGAGCCGCGCGTCGGGGTTCTCCAGCGGCGCGGTGATGCCGGCGAGGCGCGCGGCGTCGGCGACCTTCTGCGGCCCGACCTGCGCGGCGAGCTTGGTGAAGACGACGTTGTTGGAGATCGTCATCGCCTGCTTGAGGTCGCAGCGCGGGCAGTTGGCGCCCTCGGCGTTGCGCAGCCCCGGCCGCTCGGACCCGTCGAAGGTGGTGCCGAGACCGATCGGCGGGTCGTTCAGGAGCCCGGCGAGCACGGCGAACGGTTTGAACGTCGACCCGGGCTGCTTCATGACCTGGGCGTAGTCCAGGCCGGTGCCGTTCGGCCCGCCGTAGTAGCCGAGGATGCCGCCGGTGCGCGGGTCGATCGCGACCGCGCCGGTGCGCAGCAGCTCCGGCTCGCCGCGCAGCTTCTGCTCGACCGAGTCGGTGAGCTGCTGCTGGCGCTGCGGGTCGATCGTCGTCGTCACCTGGAGGCCGCCCTGGGCGAACGCCTGCTCGGAGATGCCCAGCGAGCCCAGCTCGGAGCGGACCGCGTTGAGGATGTGGCCGCGGGCGTCGGTCAGCGACGACGAGCGCGAGGTGTTCGCCGGCGCGATGGTCTGCGGGAACACGGCGGCCTGCCGGTCGGCCTGGGAGATCCAGCCCTGGGCGGCCATGCCGTCGAGGACGAAGTTCCAGCGCTGCTTCGCCCGGTCCGGGGAGTTCGCCGGGTCCCAGTTGGACGGCGACTGGATGATCCCGGCGAGCAGTGCGCCCTCGCTGGGGGTCAGCTGGGCCGCGGGCTTGCCGTAGTAGGCGAGGCTGGCGGACTCGATGCCGTAGGCGCCGCGGCCGAAGTAGATGGCGTTGAGGTAGTCGTTGAGGATCTCGTCCTTGGACTTCTGCCCGGAGACCTTCAGCGAGACGATCAGTTCCTTGTACTTCCGCCAGTACGTCGCGTCGTTACCCACCAGGGTGTTCTTGACGTACTGCTGGGTGATCGTCGACCCGCCGCCGACGCCGCCGGTCAGCTGGTTGACCATCGCCCGCAGGATGCCGGTGAAGTCGAAGCCCGGGTTCGAGTAGAACGACCGGTCCTCGGCCGCCAGCACGGCCTCGCGCACGGGCACCGGGATGGCGTCCATCCCGACCTTGATCCGGTTGCCCTGCTCGGGCACGAGGCGGGCGAGCTGGCCGCCGTCGGCGTAGGAGACGGTGGCGATCTGGTTCTGCACCGCGTCGTCGGTGCTGGGGATCGGGAACAGCAGCCAGCCGAGCCCGAGCAGCAGCAGCGGCAGCAGCACGATCGACGCGGCCGTCCCGACCAGCGAGTACAGGACCTGCCGGCGACGCCGGGTCCGGCGCTCCTCGGGGGTGAGGGCTGCCTTCTGGTCGGCGTCGAGGATGCCGAGGCGGCGGCGCACGACGCCCACGCCGGGCCCGACGAGTGCGATGACCCGGTCGAACGGCCCGTCGGGCTCGGCGCGACGCCGGCGGCGCGGGCCGGGGGCCGCGGCGTCGACGAACTCGGTGTCCGCCCCGTCGCCGGGGGCGGTGACCAGGGCGGTGGGCGCACCGCCGTCGCCGCGCGGGGCGGTGGCGGGCACGAGCCCGGTCGGGGCCTCGGCGGTGGGGGCGAGCGCGGTCGCGGCGTCGCCGGATCCGGGACGGCGGCGGCGACCGCCGGTGCGCGCGGGCAGGGCGTCGGTCGTGGATTCCGCGCCCTCGTCCGGCTCGGGACGACGACGGCGGCCGGTGCGGGTGGTCGCGGCGGTGCCGTGCGGGACCGCCGGGCCCGGGAACGGTGCCGAGGGCGCGGCGACGGCCGTGGTGGCCGCAGCGGTGACCCCGGCGGTGGCCGCCGTGGTGGCGGCGGAGGCCGGGCCGGGCCGGGCGGTACCGGTCGGGGGCACGGCGGGCCGGGGGACCGGCGGCAGCGACGGGTGCTGCGCGGGGCGGGGCGCGGCGCCCTGCGGACCGGCGCCGGGGGCGCTCGGCGCCGCCGGGGCGGGGCGGGGCCGGGCGTGCGGCCCGGTGTTCCGGAGCCCTGGGGCAGGCGCGGCGCCGTGGGTGTCGCCGGTGCCGGATCGTGGTGCCCCGGCCCCCGGGCGGTCGACCGGCCCGGCCGGCGCCGGCGCGGTGGGCTGCCCGGCCGGGAACGACGGTGCGGGGCCCGGGCGGCCGGGTCCGCCGGCGCCGGGGCGCCGCTGCGGGCCGGTGGTGTGCCGGGGCTCGGCCGCGGGGGGCGGGCCCGCGGGCGTCGCACCGGTGGTGCCGGGCCGCGGGGTGCTGCCGGGCTCGCGGGGCACGGTGCCGCCGCGCACGCGCAGCCCGACCTTCGTGGTGCCCCCGGAGCCGTTGACGCCGGAGCCGGGGCCGCTGCCGCCCGAGCCGCTGCCCGCGGAGCCGGGGGTGCCGGAGCCGCTGCCCACGGAGCCGTTGCCCACGGAGCCGTTGCCCACGGAGCCGTTGCCCGAGCCGTTCGCAGAGGTGTCGTTCACGGGAGCGCCGTTCGCGGGAGCGCTGTGCGCGGGGGCGCCGTCCGCCGGGGCCCCGGTACCGGGGGCGGCGGTCGCGCGAGCGGCCTCGCCGGCCCGCCGGGAGCGCCGACGGCCGGTGCCGCCGTCCTCCCCGGTGCCGCGGGCCCCGTCCGGGCCGGAACGTCCGGTCGACCCGGTCGACCGGACGACGTCGGCGAAGGAACGGGCCTCCGGCTCGGCGGACCGCGCGCGCCGTCCACCGGCGGGGGCGCCGTGCCGTGCCGAAGCGCCGGAGTCGGCGCGGGCGACCTGGTCGCTGCCGTGCCGGCCGGTCGGGCGCTCCTCGGTGTCGACCGCACGACCGGAACCGGTCGATCCGTGGGAATCGGACCCGGGGGAGCGGCGCGACCGCGGCGGTGGGGGCGGGCCTGCGGGCAACCGGCTCTCCCTTCTGGTCGACGGCCGGCGGAACCGGACGGTGGCGTGGTCTCACCCGGTCAACGAGTTCGCTGTGTCAACGAGGGACCGGAGGGCGGCGTTGTGCCCACCTGATCGACGTCACTCGAATGTCGGCACGTCAGCGGGGTGATGGCGCGCTCCGTGACCGGATCGCCCGATCATGGTGCGGCATGCGGACCATCGTGCCCGCGGCCGAAGGGATGCACAGGCGACACGATCACTGCGTCGAGCAACGGCCGGTTGCGTGCGACGACGCGCGGGCGGCCCAGCGCCGGACGGCCGGACGGCCGCATCCGGCGGGACGACCGGCCGTCGTCGATCGACGGGCGGCGGCAACCCCGACGCCGACCTGCGGCAACGGGTCAGGAGAGCAGCGGGCCCATGCGGTCGCGCAGCGCGACCGCGGCCGACAGCGGCCGCACGAGCACGGTGAGCTCGCGGATCCGGCCCTCCTCGTCGGTGCGCAGGATGTCGACGCCCTGCACCTCGCGCTCCCCGACGGTCGCGGCGAACTCGAGGACGTGCCCGTCGTCGCCGGAGTACCCGGCGACATAGTGGAACCCGCCGAAGACGGTGAACACCGCGCCCAGGATCGGGCGCAACGCCTCCCGGCCCCGGTAGGGGCGGTGCACGACGGGCGAGCGGAACTCGACGTCGTCGCGGCAGAGGGCGACGGCCGCGTCGAGGTCTCCGGCCTCGATCGCGGCCCGGAAGCGGGCGGCGGCGTCGTTCACGCCGGCGATCATGCCCCACCCGCCCCGGGTCAGGCGGCCGCGGCCGCCGGACGCAGGCCGACGGCGCCGGCCAGCAGCTCGTAGGAGCGCAGCCGGTCCTCGCCGCGGAAGGTCGAGGTCGTCACCATCAGCTCGTCCACCCCGGTCCGGGCCACGAGCTCCTCGACGCCGGCGCGCACGGTCTCCGGCGAGCCGATGACCTGGTCGGCGTGGCGCTGCTCGACGAACGCCCGGGCCGGGTCGGTCCAGTCGAAGGCCGCGACCTCGTCGGGGCCGGGCAGCGGGCGCGGATCGCCGAGGCGCAGGTGCAGGAACTGCAGCGCCGAGGGCAGCGCCAGCTCGCGGGCGCGCTCGTCGGTGTCGGCGCAGGTCACGGCGGCGGCGATCATCGAGTACGGCTGCGCCAGCAGCGCCGAGGGCCGGAAGTGCTCGCGGTAGAGCTCCAGCGCGGGCAGCGTGTTCGCGGCCGAGAAGTGGTGGGCGAAGGCGAACGGCAGCCCGAGCATCCCGGCGACCTTCGCCGAGTAGCCCGACGAGCCGAGCAGCCACATGGTCGGTGCGTTCCCCACGGCCGGTACGGCGAGCACACCGGCGTCGCCACGGAAGTAGGCCGCGAGCTCCACGAGCTGGTCGGGGAAGTCGTCCGGGGCGTGCAGCCGGTCGGCTCCGGTCCCGCGCAGCGCGGCGGCGGTGCGGGGGTCGGTGCCCGGGGCGCGCCCGATGCCGAGGTCGATCCGGCCGGGGTGCAGGGCCTCGAGGGTGCCGAACTGCTCCGCGACGACGAGCGGGCGGTGGTTGGGCAGCATCACCCCGCCCGAGCCGACGGTGATCCGCCCGGTCGCCCCGGCCAGGTGCGCGATCAGCACCGGCGGCGACGAGCTGGCGATCCCGGGCATGCCGTGGTGCTCGGCGACCCAGTAGCGGGTGAAGCCCAGCTCCTCGGCCCGTCGTACCAGGCGGGTGCTGTGCGCCAGCGCGTCGGTGGCCGACGAGCCGTCGGCCACGGGGACCAGGTCGAGCACGGAGAGAGGGACCACGACGGCTGCAACACCCGCACCCGCCGGGCGTCTTCCCGGCGGTCGAAACCGGTTCGCGGCCCCCGACTAGCATCGGAGGTCCATCTGTTCGCACCACCTCTGGAGGCACCCCCGTGTCCGCACCGTCCGCCCCGCCCGCGTCCGCCCCGATCCGGGTGCCGGCCGGGACGACCGCCGGCGCGCGCGTCCGGGAGGGCGGGCTGCCGACCAGCGGTCCCGAGGCGATCGTCGTCGTGCGCGACGCCGAGGGTGCCCTGCGCGACCTGGCCTGGGTCCCCGAGGCCGACGCCGAGGTCGTCCCGGTCCCGGCGAACACCGAGGAGGGGCGCAGCGTCATCCGGCACTCGGCGGCGCACGTGCTCGCCCAGGCCGTCCAGCAGCTGTTCCCGAAGGCCAAGCTGGGCATCGGCCCGCCGGTCACCGACGGCTTCTACTACGACTTCGACGTCGACACCCCCTTCACCCCCGAGGATCTGAAGAAGATCGAGTCGGCGATGAAGAAGATCGTGAAGGCGGGGCAGCGCTTCGAGCGCCGTCGCTACGCCTCGCAGGACGAGGCCCGCGCCGAGCTGGCCGACCAGCCCTACAAGCTGGAGCTGATCGACCTGAAGTCGACGGACGACTCCGTCGACAGCGGGGAGGTCATGGAGGTCGACTCCTCCGGCGAGCTCACCGTCTACGACAACGTGCACGCCCACACCGGCGCCGTCGTCTGGTCGGACCTGTGCCGTGGCCCGCACCTGCCGACCACCAAGTTCATCCCGGCGTTCTCGCTGACCCGCTCGGCCGCCGCGTACTGGCGGGGCGACCAGCGCAACGCCCAGCTCCAGCGGATCTACGGCACCGCGTGGGAGTCGCAGGAGGCGCACGACGCCTACCTGGAGCGCATCGCCGAGGCCGAGCGGCGCGACCACCGCCGCCTGGGCAGCGAGCTGGACCTGTTCAGCTTCCCCGACGAGATCGGGTCGGGCCTGCCGGTCTTCCACCCCAAGGGCGGCGTCGTCCGCAAGGAGCTGGAGGACCTGTCCCGCGAGCGGCACGCCGCGGCCGGGTACGAGTTCGTCTACACCCCGCACGCCACCAAGGGCGCGCTGTTCGAGAAGTCCGGGCACCTGGAGTGGTACGCCGAGGGCATGTACCCGCCCATGCAGCTCGACGCGGAGTACACCGCCGACGGCGAGCTGAAGCGGCCGGCCGTCGACTACTACCTCAAGCCGATGAACTGCCCGATGCACAACCTGATCTTCGCCTCGCGCGGACGGTCCTACCGCGAGCTGCCGCTGCGGCTGTTCGAGTTCGGCACCGTCTACCGCTACGAGAAGTCCGGTGTGGTGCACGGCCTCACCCGGGCCCGCGGGTTCAGCCAGGACGACGCGCACATCTACTGCACCCGTGAGCAGATGCAGGGTGAGATCCGCAGCCTGCTGCAGTTCGTGCTGGACCTGCTGCGCGACTACGGCCTCGACGACTTCTACCTGGAGCTGTCGACCCGCAACCCGGAGAAGTCGATCGGCTCCGACGAGTCGTGGGCCGAGGCCACCCAGGCGCTGCGCGACGCCGCCGAGAGCTTCGGGCTGACCCTGCACGACGACCCGGGCGGCGCCGCGTTCTACGCGCCCAAGATCTCGGTGCAGGCCCGCGACGCGATCGGCCGCTACTGGCAGATGTCGACCATCCAGGTCGACCTGATGCTGCCGGACCGCTTCGAGCTGGAGTACACCTCCTCCGACGGTTCCCGGCAGCGTCCGGTCATGATCCACCGCGCGCTGTTCGGCTCGATCGAGCGCTTCTTCGGCGTGCTCACCGAGCACTACGCCGGCGCCTTCCCGGCGTGGCTGGCCCCCGTCCAGGTGGTGGGGATCCCGGTCACCGAGGCCCAGGACGACTACGTCCGCGGCATCGCCGCCCGGCTGCGCGCCGCGGGCATCCGGATCGACGTCGACTCCGGCGACGACCGGATGCAGAAGAAGATCCGCACCCACACGCTGCAGAAGGTGCCGTTCCTGCTGCTCGTGGGCGGTCGCGACGTCGAGGCCGGCGCGGTGAGCTTCCGCTTCCGCGACGGCTCGCAGACCAACGCGGTGCCGGTCGACGAGGCCGTCGCGGCGATCACCGCGTGGGTGTCCTCGCGCAGCAACGTCTCCCCGACCGCGGAGACCTTCCCCGCGTCCTGACGGTCGTGCGCCCGGGTACCGGCCCGGGCGCACCCCGTCACCCGCGGGCGTCCGGGTCGATCGCGGTGGTCAGCGACCGGGCGATGCCGGCGCCGAGCTCCTCCGGAGTGGACCTCCCGTCCGGGCGGTACCACTTGTAGGTCCAGTTCGCGGCGCCCAGGCACATGTTCATGTAGACCTTCGGGGTCATCCCGGTGAGGGCGCCGGGGTGCGCGGTGAGGTGGTCGCGCAGCGCGGTGAGGAAGACGTCCTCGAACGCGCGCCGTCGCCGGAGCACCTCGCCGGCCAGCTCGACCGGCAGCTCGTGCTCCTCCTCGAAGCAGACCTTGAGCAGCGACTGGTGCCGGCAGGTGTAGGCGACCCGGGACGCGATCAGGTCGCGGATCGCCTCCAGCGGTGAGCCCGCGGCGGCGAGGGTCTCGCGGGCGAGCACCAGGCTCTCGTCCAGTACGTCGGAGTAGAGCCGGACCAACAGCTCCTCCTTGCTGCTGAAGTAGTGGTAGAGCGTCGGCTTCGACAGCCCGACCGCGGCCGCGATCTCGTTCATCGACGTCGCCCGGAAACCGCGCCGGGAGAAGATCTCGGCCGAGAGCGCGAGGACGCGTATCCGACGGGCGTCCGCCTTGGTCAGGGCCGTGCCGGCCATCGGGTTCCTTCCGTCGTGCAGTCGGGCCCGCTCACGGTAGCCCCGGGGCGGGTTGACAGGGCTGCCCGGTCGTCCCACTATTCGACCGTCCGGTCGGTCGATTTTGTGAGGCGCGCCATAGATGTGGGAGCTCGACGAGGAGCACGAGGCGTTCCGGCGGACCTGTCGGGACTTCACCGACCGTGAGATCCGGCCGTTGGTCGAGGAGGCCGAGCAGGCCGGGGCGATCCCGATGCAGCTGTGGAAGCGTCTCGGCGCGGCCGGCCTGCTCGGGCTGGCCACCCCCGAGGAGCACGGCGGCTCGGACGCGGACGCCCTGGCCGTCGCGCTGCTGGCCGAGGAACTGAGCAGAGCCACCGGCGGGATCGCGGTGACCGCGCTGGTCAGCGGGTACATGGCGGCGCCCCACCTGGTCCGCCACGGCAGCCCCGACCAGCAGCGGCGCTGGCTCGGCCCGCTCGCCGCGGGCGAGGCGATGGCCGGGATCGCGGTGACCGAGCCGGGGACCGGTTCCGACGTCGCCGGCATCACCAGCACCGCCCGGCCCGCGGGCGGGGGCTGGACGATCGACGGCCGCAAGATGTTCATCACGAACGCCGGGCTGGCCGACGTGCTGGTCGTCGCCGCACGGACCGGCGGGCCCCGGCACTCGGGGATCACCCTGTTCGCGGTGCCCACCGACGCGCCGGGCCTGTCCGTGGGCCGCCCGCTGCGCAAGATGGGGTGGCACTCCTCGGACACCCGCGAGGTGGTCCTCGACGGCGTCGCCGTCGGCCCCGGGGACGTCGTGGGTACCGAGAACCGCGGCTTCCACCAGATCATGGAGGGGTTCCAGCTCGAGCGGATCGCGCTGGCCGGGATGGGGCTGGGCCACGCGGCGGAGTGCCTGGACCTGGTCCGGTCCTACGTCCGCGAGCGCGAGGCGTTCGGCGCCCCGCTCGCCCGGCTGCAGACGATCCGGCACCGCGTCGCGGTGATGGAGATCGAGCTGGACTCGGCCCGGCTGCTCACCCACCGGGCCGCGGCCCGGCTCTCCTCGGGGCACCCGGAGGCGCAGACCTCGGTGGCCCGGGCCAAGTACGTGGCCGCGATCGCGGCCAACCGGATCGTCGACGAGGCGGTGCAGCTGTTCGGCGGAGCCGGGTTCGTCGAGGAGTCCCCGGTCGCCCGGCACTACCGCGACGCCCGGATCCTGCGGATCGGGGGCGGAACCGACGAGATCCAGCTGGAGATCCTCGCCAAGGGGACCGCCGGATGAGCGCCTCGACCACCGGCGCGCCGACCCGGGCCGACGTCACCGCGGCCCGGGAG harbors:
- a CDS encoding nuclear transport factor 2 family protein: MNDAAARFRAAIEAGDLDAAVALCRDDVEFRSPVVHRPYRGREALRPILGAVFTVFGGFHYVAGYSGDDGHVLEFAATVGEREVQGVDILRTDEEGRIRELTVLVRPLSAAVALRDRMGPLLS
- a CDS encoding LysR family transcriptional regulator ArgP, which encodes MYDRERLATLSAVVEEGGFDAAAARLSITPSAVSQRIKALERQARRILVRRTRPCVATEEGAALLRLARQIAVLEGEVEAGFGSADTAGTHLPIAVNADSVTHWFLSAVVPLAARYGVRLDLHVDDEQHTAALLREGSVVGAVTTSSAPVQGCTVRPLGATRYRPVAARPVYDRWFAGRDPAEAFPLAPRVDFGPKDRLQTRFVRGLTHRPCTGPAHRVPAADGYHDAIRAGLGWGMFTDGPAREAAAAGRLVLLDAERHLDVPLYWQHWKLSTTVLDALTESVCAAAATILVPPAR
- a CDS encoding acyl-CoA dehydrogenase family protein codes for the protein MWELDEEHEAFRRTCRDFTDREIRPLVEEAEQAGAIPMQLWKRLGAAGLLGLATPEEHGGSDADALAVALLAEELSRATGGIAVTALVSGYMAAPHLVRHGSPDQQRRWLGPLAAGEAMAGIAVTEPGTGSDVAGITSTARPAGGGWTIDGRKMFITNAGLADVLVVAARTGGPRHSGITLFAVPTDAPGLSVGRPLRKMGWHSSDTREVVLDGVAVGPGDVVGTENRGFHQIMEGFQLERIALAGMGLGHAAECLDLVRSYVREREAFGAPLARLQTIRHRVAVMEIELDSARLLTHRAAARLSSGHPEAQTSVARAKYVAAIAANRIVDEAVQLFGGAGFVEESPVARHYRDARILRIGGGTDEIQLEILAKGTAG
- the thrS gene encoding threonine--tRNA ligase, whose translation is MSAPSAPPASAPIRVPAGTTAGARVREGGLPTSGPEAIVVVRDAEGALRDLAWVPEADAEVVPVPANTEEGRSVIRHSAAHVLAQAVQQLFPKAKLGIGPPVTDGFYYDFDVDTPFTPEDLKKIESAMKKIVKAGQRFERRRYASQDEARAELADQPYKLELIDLKSTDDSVDSGEVMEVDSSGELTVYDNVHAHTGAVVWSDLCRGPHLPTTKFIPAFSLTRSAAAYWRGDQRNAQLQRIYGTAWESQEAHDAYLERIAEAERRDHRRLGSELDLFSFPDEIGSGLPVFHPKGGVVRKELEDLSRERHAAAGYEFVYTPHATKGALFEKSGHLEWYAEGMYPPMQLDAEYTADGELKRPAVDYYLKPMNCPMHNLIFASRGRSYRELPLRLFEFGTVYRYEKSGVVHGLTRARGFSQDDAHIYCTREQMQGEIRSLLQFVLDLLRDYGLDDFYLELSTRNPEKSIGSDESWAEATQALRDAAESFGLTLHDDPGGAAFYAPKISVQARDAIGRYWQMSTIQVDLMLPDRFELEYTSSDGSRQRPVMIHRALFGSIERFFGVLTEHYAGAFPAWLAPVQVVGIPVTEAQDDYVRGIAARLRAAGIRIDVDSGDDRMQKKIRTHTLQKVPFLLLVGGRDVEAGAVSFRFRDGSQTNAVPVDEAVAAITAWVSSRSNVSPTAETFPAS
- a CDS encoding LLM class flavin-dependent oxidoreductase, with amino-acid sequence MVPLSVLDLVPVADGSSATDALAHSTRLVRRAEELGFTRYWVAEHHGMPGIASSSPPVLIAHLAGATGRITVGSGGVMLPNHRPLVVAEQFGTLEALHPGRIDLGIGRAPGTDPRTAAALRGTGADRLHAPDDFPDQLVELAAYFRGDAGVLAVPAVGNAPTMWLLGSSGYSAKVAGMLGLPFAFAHHFSAANTLPALELYREHFRPSALLAQPYSMIAAAVTCADTDERARELALPSALQFLHLRLGDPRPLPGPDEVAAFDWTDPARAFVEQRHADQVIGSPETVRAGVEELVARTGVDELMVTTSTFRGEDRLRSYELLAGAVGLRPAAAAA
- a CDS encoding TetR/AcrR family transcriptional regulator, with the translated sequence MAGTALTKADARRIRVLALSAEIFSRRGFRATSMNEIAAAVGLSKPTLYHYFSSKEELLVRLYSDVLDESLVLARETLAAAGSPLEAIRDLIASRVAYTCRHQSLLKVCFEEEHELPVELAGEVLRRRRAFEDVFLTALRDHLTAHPGALTGMTPKVYMNMCLGAANWTYKWYRPDGRSTPEELGAGIARSLTTAIDPDARG
- a CDS encoding transglycosylase domain-containing protein; translation: MNDTSANGSGNGSVGNGSVGNGSVGSGSGTPGSAGSGSGGSGPGSGVNGSGGTTKVGLRVRGGTVPREPGSTPRPGTTGATPAGPPPAAEPRHTTGPQRRPGAGGPGRPGPAPSFPAGQPTAPAPAGPVDRPGAGAPRSGTGDTHGAAPAPGLRNTGPHARPRPAPAAPSAPGAGPQGAAPRPAQHPSLPPVPRPAVPPTGTARPGPASAATTAATAGVTAAATTAVAAPSAPFPGPAVPHGTAATTRTGRRRRPEPDEGAESTTDALPARTGGRRRRPGSGDAATALAPTAEAPTGLVPATAPRGDGGAPTALVTAPGDGADTEFVDAAAPGPRRRRRAEPDGPFDRVIALVGPGVGVVRRRLGILDADQKAALTPEERRTRRRRQVLYSLVGTAASIVLLPLLLLGLGWLLFPIPSTDDAVQNQIATVSYADGGQLARLVPEQGNRIKVGMDAIPVPVREAVLAAEDRSFYSNPGFDFTGILRAMVNQLTGGVGGGSTITQQYVKNTLVGNDATYWRKYKELIVSLKVSGQKSKDEILNDYLNAIYFGRGAYGIESASLAYYGKPAAQLTPSEGALLAGIIQSPSNWDPANSPDRAKQRWNFVLDGMAAQGWISQADRQAAVFPQTIAPANTSRSSSLTDARGHILNAVRSELGSLGISEQAFAQGGLQVTTTIDPQRQQQLTDSVEQKLRGEPELLRTGAVAIDPRTGGILGYYGGPNGTGLDYAQVMKQPGSTFKPFAVLAGLLNDPPIGLGTTFDGSERPGLRNAEGANCPRCDLKQAMTISNNVVFTKLAAQVGPQKVADAARLAGITAPLENPDARLPLGNKEVTPVQLASAYATIAAGGVWHAPHMVSKVVDSDGRVLYEYQPGEGEQRFPEQVARNVAEAMMNVVDNDGLQLPDGQEAAGKTGTVQSRFEGQNNDAWFAGFTPGIATAVWVGTDRNDPIQDSAGRPINGADLPGSVWKAFMSDTVRATGTAEFPAFRPIGESPSTLAPNEPTAPPTPTSTPSAEPTPEPTADPVAPTDPPAPVEPTGVPETTGDPVPAQQDDTQPGADAGRAADPTVG